A window of the Branchiibius hedensis genome harbors these coding sequences:
- a CDS encoding ABC transporter permease: MSAVDASRARSLPWGRWLVLLVAAVYFIGPLAAAFWFSIRNTHGVDFGAYTEIPSAPGLLDAVLLSLEISAVAVLVTLILMVPTMLLLHLRLPGLRPVVEVLCLLPLVVPPIVLVVGVGKVIAWGNTTDTSSARWQVTNQLLNSHPPLILPLLYVVLALPFTFRALDAGIRAVPLTTYVEAAQGLGASWWAVLWRVALPTLRSSVVTAALLVFALAFGEFTVASILQYQPFTVWLLQFNNTDGRLTTALSLISLGFTWVLLIGFSVVTSSRQKGAAS, encoded by the coding sequence ATGAGCGCCGTCGATGCGAGCCGCGCGCGCTCCCTGCCCTGGGGTCGCTGGCTGGTCCTGCTGGTCGCGGCGGTCTACTTCATCGGGCCGCTCGCCGCGGCCTTCTGGTTCTCCATCCGCAACACCCACGGCGTCGACTTCGGGGCGTACACCGAAATTCCCTCCGCCCCAGGCTTGTTGGACGCCGTTCTCCTCTCGTTGGAGATCTCGGCCGTCGCGGTCCTCGTCACGCTGATCCTCATGGTCCCGACGATGCTGCTCCTGCACCTGCGACTACCCGGTTTGCGTCCTGTCGTCGAAGTGTTGTGTCTGCTGCCGCTGGTCGTGCCACCGATCGTCCTGGTGGTCGGCGTCGGCAAAGTCATCGCCTGGGGCAACACCACCGACACCAGCAGCGCCCGCTGGCAGGTGACCAACCAGTTGCTCAACAGTCACCCGCCGTTGATCCTTCCGCTGTTGTACGTCGTACTCGCGCTGCCCTTCACCTTTCGCGCTCTCGACGCCGGGATCCGCGCGGTCCCCCTCACGACGTACGTCGAAGCCGCACAAGGCCTGGGGGCGAGTTGGTGGGCGGTCTTGTGGCGGGTCGCTCTGCCGACGCTCCGCAGCAGCGTCGTGACCGCGGCACTCCTGGTCTTCGCCTTGGCGTTCGGCGAGTTCACCGTCGCCAGCATCCTTCAGTACCAACCGTTCACGGTCTGGTTGCTGCAGTTCAACAACACCGACGGCCGGCTCACGACCGCTCTGTCGCTGATCAGTCTGGGCTTCACGTGGGTCCTGCTGATCGGCTTCTCGGTCGTCACGTCCAGCCGGCAGAAAGGCGCCGCATCGTGA
- a CDS encoding ABC transporter ATP-binding protein, which translates to MSTLPIADEQVGVDVDFHDVRRVFPGTVALDGLNLHIPGGQLLALLGPSGCGKTTALRLLAGFDSPDAGTIAVGGRDVRGLPPNQRDMGMVFQAYSLFPTMTARDNVGFGLRMRRHDSGKRSARATELLELVGLSDHVDKYPHQLSGGQQQRVALARALAIRPRVLLLDEPLSALDAKVREQLRDEIRRLQVELGVTTLFVTHDQEEALSMADQVGVMRAGRLEQIAAPQRLYDEPATAFVATFVGTMNRLEAIMVDGSSVRIGDQTLPIRGASPGGAGTPVEVLVRPEALRIRPDVEGVWEVFVATFRGATTRLQLRRGEESASADVPSEVASSYPPGARCSISLPDGPALVAPPQPSAP; encoded by the coding sequence GTGAGTACCCTGCCCATCGCGGATGAACAGGTCGGCGTCGATGTCGACTTCCATGACGTACGACGGGTGTTCCCCGGCACGGTCGCTCTCGACGGGCTGAACCTGCACATACCCGGTGGACAGCTCCTGGCCCTCCTCGGTCCGTCCGGGTGTGGAAAGACCACTGCGCTGCGGCTGTTGGCGGGCTTCGACTCTCCTGACGCCGGCACGATCGCCGTCGGGGGGCGCGACGTGCGGGGTCTTCCCCCGAACCAGCGCGATATGGGCATGGTCTTCCAGGCCTACAGCCTGTTCCCGACCATGACAGCGCGCGACAACGTCGGCTTCGGCCTACGGATGCGCCGCCATGACTCGGGTAAACGCTCGGCGCGAGCGACCGAATTGCTCGAATTGGTGGGGCTTTCCGATCACGTCGACAAGTACCCGCATCAGTTGTCCGGCGGCCAGCAGCAACGCGTCGCCCTCGCGCGGGCCCTGGCCATCCGACCGCGGGTGCTGCTGCTGGACGAGCCGCTATCGGCGCTGGATGCCAAGGTCCGCGAGCAGTTGCGGGACGAGATCCGCCGGTTGCAGGTGGAGTTGGGCGTCACGACGTTGTTCGTCACGCACGACCAGGAGGAAGCGTTGTCGATGGCCGATCAGGTGGGCGTGATGCGCGCCGGCCGGTTGGAGCAGATCGCCGCGCCGCAACGGCTCTATGACGAGCCGGCGACGGCCTTTGTGGCGACCTTCGTGGGCACGATGAACCGTCTCGAGGCGATCATGGTCGATGGGTCTTCGGTGCGGATCGGTGACCAGACGTTGCCCATCCGCGGAGCCTCGCCGGGCGGCGCAGGAACGCCGGTGGAAGTGCTGGTGCGTCCGGAAGCACTGCGGATCCGCCCGGACGTCGAGGGTGTGTGGGAAGTCTTCGTGGCCACGTTCCGAGGCGCAACGACGCGTCTGCAACTTCGGCGCGGCGAGGAGTCCGCCTCGGCGGACGTACCCTCGGAGGTCGCCTCGTCGTACCCGCCCGGTGCCCGCTGCTCGATCAGCCTTCCTGACGGTCCGGCACTCGTGGCGCCGCCCCAGCCGTCAGCGCCTTAG
- a CDS encoding DUF3039 domain-containing protein, with protein sequence MSTPLDEPTAPGAPQPAPDGPRTTTSVLEREEVEEQTWEPGDHERFAHYVRKEKILESALSGEAVTALCGKKWIPNRDPEKFPICPTCKEIYEGLRAPQDGED encoded by the coding sequence ATGAGCACTCCGCTTGACGAGCCCACCGCACCGGGCGCGCCGCAGCCCGCCCCGGACGGACCCCGCACCACCACCAGCGTGCTGGAGCGCGAGGAGGTCGAGGAGCAAACCTGGGAGCCCGGCGATCATGAGCGCTTCGCGCACTACGTGCGTAAAGAGAAGATCCTGGAGTCGGCGCTGTCGGGAGAAGCCGTGACGGCCCTGTGCGGCAAGAAGTGGATCCCGAACCGTGATCCGGAGAAGTTCCCGATCTGCCCGACCTGCAAAGAGATCTACGAAGGTCTGCGGGCGCCGCAGGACGGGGAAGACTAG
- a CDS encoding YqgE/AlgH family protein, producing MDPLTGRLLIAVPRVRHEQLPAVGAGDDGLLQVDQITEVDEDNVFERSVVLILHHDHEGAHGLILNRPLAAEVDAVLPGWQDHVTAPDTIFQGGPVSLDTALGLVAIPGDDESIGIKRLFGDVALVDLDAPPAVVMPEVGALRIFAGYAGWEPDQLEDEIQAGAWYVVDAHTDDAFTTRPHDLWACVARRQRSTVAFVSSFPGDPALN from the coding sequence GTGGATCCGTTGACCGGCAGGCTGTTGATCGCCGTACCGCGCGTGCGGCACGAGCAGTTGCCAGCCGTCGGTGCGGGCGACGACGGGCTGCTGCAGGTGGACCAGATCACCGAGGTCGACGAGGACAACGTCTTCGAGCGCTCGGTGGTGCTGATCCTGCACCACGACCACGAGGGCGCCCACGGGCTGATCCTGAACCGCCCGCTGGCCGCCGAAGTGGATGCGGTGCTGCCCGGCTGGCAGGACCACGTCACGGCCCCGGACACGATCTTCCAGGGTGGCCCGGTCTCGCTGGACACTGCGCTGGGCTTGGTGGCGATCCCCGGCGACGACGAATCCATCGGGATCAAGAGGCTTTTCGGCGATGTTGCCCTGGTTGACCTGGACGCCCCTCCCGCCGTGGTGATGCCGGAGGTCGGTGCGTTGCGGATCTTTGCGGGGTACGCCGGGTGGGAGCCTGACCAACTGGAGGACGAGATCCAGGCCGGTGCGTGGTACGTCGTGGACGCCCATACCGACGACGCCTTCACCACTCGTCCGCATGACTTGTGGGCCTGTGTGGCCCGGCGCCAGCGCAGCACCGTCGCCTTTGTGTCCAGTTTCCCAGGCGATCCGGCCCTGAACTGA